The nucleotide sequence catcagcCAGAATTCAGCACATTTAACTTTTAACTTCGCACATAATTCTCTGAGTCAAAAATCCTAGTACAAATGGCATATAGAAACTGACATCAAAATCTCATGATCTATAGCTTTCATAATCTTCTCATGATCTATGCTTTCATAATCTTCTCATGATCTATAGCTTTCAGAATCTTTTATGTATTCCTCTTCCTCAGGCAGCAGTGAATGCCTTCTTCACTGCACCACTCTTTGACCCGGCAGGGATCACCTTCAGCACATTAAACCTCACCGTCTTGGACAGTGGCCTGCATAGGCACATGGCACAACAGTGAGTTTTTGAGAGTTCAGAGTGGCATCGAGCAGCTATTATTGGCACAGCAGAAAAGCTAAGTATCTATAGTAAGCCATAATCGTATTGGGAAGAGCGGTGCAAATGTGGAGATATGTTGTGCAAAGACCAAGCTTAGCTTCAAAATAATCAGAACTGTTTTGTTTTTTACCTGCACTGGCCAATGATCACATGGTCTCCTTCCTTCACACGAAAGCAAGGGGAAATGTGGGCGGGGATGTTAGAGTGCCTCTTCTCATACCTATACAAGAATACCAGAATTACAGTTCGTATTAGTATGATGAAATAATCCGATACAAGTCTGAAAACAATCAAAGAATATTCACTGACCTCTGATATTTCTTGACAAAGTGAAGGTAGTTCCTACGAACAATGATAGTCCTGTTCATTTTAGCGCTATGGCATGTTCCAGCAATGATGCGGCCTCTAATTGACACAGTGCCAGTGAACGGGCATTTCTTATCAATGTAGGTTCCTGCAATGAAGAGCACATTTAAGTCTCAAAGTTTACAGAGTTTCTGCACTGAACAAGGAAAGGCAGAGAGAGCTGCATACGCAATTCTGAGTAACGCAAtgaaaacaaagaaaaagaacCATTACGTTCCAAATATGTATTAACAATGACCCCCCACCCCAAATTAAATTGAAGAGACAAACCAAACATAAGTGGATATCAAACAATCTAGTTTAAGGGAGCAGGAGTGTTCATAAAGAATCTGGTAGATAAAGAAGCACGTGTGTACAGATAATCAAGGAGGAACTAAAAGACAAATTGTCACGCCATTCATACTGTTTCTTCTAGTCACACCTTCAGGTTGGATACAAAGCATATAGCATAATGTTCATGTCAATGGGCATTAAGTGAACAATATAGCAACATTGCCATATGCTTGCTAATGTTTTATATTTCAGTACAGCCCAAGTGTTGCAGAAAGGATCAAACAGTTCAGTGACAGATAGCTTAAATAGGGCACATTTATAACATATAAAATCACAGAGTTTGATTCAGTTGTGGATTCTCTGCTAGTCTCTTAAAAGTGATGAATTAGAGAACACTACGAGCCCATGAATAAGTTACATTAAGCTAACAAGTAACATCAAATTAGGGAGTTCTGAAATGACAAATTGTTGGACAATCGAACTCCAGGACAAACCTTCGATGGCTTCCCTGGGAGTCTTGAAACCAAGGCCAACGTTCTTCCAGAACCTGTTGCCCCCCTTGCCGGGCTTATTCCCCTTGGCGGCCTTCTTCGAGCTGCAGCATTATACAAATGAAACCATGATTAGTAGTTCGTTACACAACAAAATACCACGAACCAATTTAGAAAGAATAACATTACTTTCTCTTACCAGAGGAACACCTTAGGCTGCTTGAGAAAAGCCTTCTCTGTCTGCAAAAACCAGATAATTTGTTTAATTTTTATTACAGATACAATGGTGACAAGTTGATAAAAACTGCTGGCGATAGCAATCCACTTGTGCTAAATTGTAAGAACCAGACTGATCCACGTAGATCTGGTGCTCGACTGAATATTTATCTACATCTATTTTAGAGCGTCACAATTGAATCAATCAGTGAGGAAAGAAGTTACCCACGTCCATTTCATAGTATCAGGATTGAACAAGTCGACACTAATGACGAAATTGAGAATCAAACCATACCACTAGATAAATAGACGTCTACATAAGAGTAAGGACACCTCGACAGAACAGCACTAGACCTGAAGGTGTCAACATGACTTACAAGCAAGGCACCATAGCAAATTGGGCCAAAAGAACGCTGCGACTGCGAGAAGGCTAGTATTCCCCACTCGGACTTATCGAAAGACAACAAATCGATAGCTCGTCGTGCAGTCCACGGATGCAACTCACCTGCTCCGCCATGGTTGATGTTCGAGAGGACTAACGTGCAGCGGCGCACGGcgtaggcggtggcggcggcggcggcggcgggaggatAGAAGGCGTGCCCAAACCAAACCCTACTCGTCCGGCTGGTTATATGTATGCGAGTTAGATGGGCTTTTGTTCTTTTCTTTTGAGAGGTTACATAGGCTTTTATTTTTTGGGCCGTAGTGCTTACTGGTTACATACTGGGCTTTACTACTACCGCGGGTaagccttttttttaaaaaaaaatagttttttttaaataacTGTTCCGAATAAAAAGGTGGGCAAACCAGTCCCAGTGGGGAGTCTCCCACCAATTGAAACGGGAAAAAAAGGGAGGTCGAGAGATTCAAATCTCGCGTTCCATTGGTAGCAATTCCCATCTCTGCACAGCTCCCTAAAAAAAATCTTAACTTCTTATACGAGTTGGATTGAAACAAAATTCTATAGCTCACAGTGTTTTTTTGTAGCCATTTTCATGCTGAACATTCTATTGATTATTATTTTAGCACAAGAATAGTAAATAGTTTCAAAAAAGATGTTGTGAGCTATAAAATTGTACATATGCATAGTAGAAGTGTTTGTTCATGGTCAAACTTTATACAAAATAGACTAGCGCATGCTATCATTCATATTTTAATTGGATTTTCTTGAAGCACTTTTTTAGTTGCATTGCGTAGAACCACGTTAACACCGAACACTTAATCATTTGGAAGCATTATAGGTTTTGTTTGGTTGAAGCacttttaggccttgtttggatgttgtcgTGTTGACCTCAATCCACAGATAGAATTTAGTTCAAGTTTCACTCCAATTCACCTCAACACATATAGATTGAGATAAATACGAcaacatctaaacaaggccttaatgaTACGCCGAGAGAACAAGTCACAACCGTATCAGAAATAGAATCACTAATTTCTTGATTCCATAACGCCCGACCATGGGCGGGATCGACCTTAAATAGCATGGATGGGATCCCACTACGATTTGATCATAGGCAGATCTAACCAAATGTGAAATAACGTTGTGAGCTGTTTACATCACAAA is from Miscanthus floridulus cultivar M001 chromosome 7, ASM1932011v1, whole genome shotgun sequence and encodes:
- the LOC136463786 gene encoding small ribosomal subunit protein uS17-like — encoded protein: MAEQTEKAFLKQPKVFLCSKKAAKGNKPGKGGNRFWKNVGLGFKTPREAIEGTYIDKKCPFTGTVSIRGRIIAGTCHSAKMNRTIIVRRNYLHFVKKYQRYEKRHSNIPAHISPCFRVKEGDHVIIGQCRPLSKTVRFNVLKVIPAGSKSGAVKKAFTAA